From a single Phocoena sinus isolate mPhoSin1 chromosome 1, mPhoSin1.pri, whole genome shotgun sequence genomic region:
- the PNRC2 gene encoding proline-rich nuclear receptor coactivator 2, giving the protein MGGGERYNIPAPQSRNVSKNQQQLSRQKTKDQNSQMKIVHKKKERGHTYNSSAAAWQAMQSGGKNKNFPNNQNWNSSLSSPTLLFKSQTNQNYAGAKFSEPPSPSVLPKPPSHWVPVSFNPSDKEIMTFQLKTLLKVQV; this is encoded by the coding sequence ATGGGTGGTGGAGAGAGGTATAACATTCCAGCCCCTCAGTCTAGAAATGTTAGTAAGAACCAACAACAGCTTAGTAGACAGAAGACCAAGGATCAGAATTCCCAGATGAAGATTGTtcataagaaaaaggaaagaggacatACTTATAATTCATCAGCAGCTGCATGGCAGGCCATGCAAAGTGGGGGGAAGaacaaaaattttccaaataatcaAAACTGGAACTCTAGCTTATCAAGTCCCACCTTACTTTTTAAGTCTCAAACTAATCAGAACTATGCTGGAGCCAAATTTAGTGAGCCGCCATCACCAAGTGTTCTTCCTAAACCACCAAGCCACTGGGTTCCTGTTTCCTTTAACCCTTCTGAtaaagaaataatgacatttcaACTTAAAACCTTACTTAAAGTACAGGtgtaa